In Anaerolineales bacterium, one DNA window encodes the following:
- a CDS encoding cation:proton antiporter, with protein MTPFLQLAIALTIIITAAKLGGYLSYRIGQPAVLGELFVGIIIGPSVLNLFELPYFTDVHIEETIKHLAEIGVLLLMFLAGLDLHLKDLLRSGKVAGLSGVLGMLLPFGFGTLAGLLFSMDTSQAIFTGLILSATSVSISAQTLMELKVLRSRVGVGLLGAAVFDDILVLLGLSIFTAFALPSSDAGIAGILLIVLRVVLFLGIASLVGMYTFPKLSQWIGSLPISQGLIAFTFVTMLFYGWTAESLGNMAAITGAFLAGIWFGRTPAKDHIHNGISTIAYSIFVPVFFVNIGLSANVRGLTWESGLLFLVMLLVAVIGKVLGAGYGAFLGGLSRQEALQLGVGMMSRGEVGLIVAAVGIELGLIDQNIFSVVEGLVIVTILITPPLLRLVFNQKKADGTNIQPGGSKS; from the coding sequence ATGACACCCTTTTTACAGCTAGCCATCGCTTTGACGATTATTATCACAGCCGCCAAACTGGGTGGATACCTGAGCTATCGTATCGGCCAACCAGCTGTGCTCGGAGAACTGTTTGTTGGGATCATCATCGGTCCTTCGGTGCTCAATCTTTTTGAGCTACCCTATTTCACAGATGTCCACATCGAAGAAACAATAAAACACCTGGCCGAGATTGGAGTGTTGTTGCTCATGTTCCTGGCTGGCCTTGACCTTCATTTGAAAGATTTGCTCCGCTCGGGAAAGGTGGCTGGGCTATCTGGTGTGCTGGGGATGCTCTTACCCTTTGGGTTTGGAACGCTAGCCGGTCTCCTATTTTCTATGGATACTTCGCAGGCAATTTTCACCGGCTTGATCCTTTCAGCCACCAGTGTCAGCATCTCTGCTCAAACGTTGATGGAGCTGAAAGTCTTACGTAGCCGCGTAGGGGTGGGATTATTAGGGGCGGCAGTTTTCGACGATATATTGGTCTTGCTCGGACTATCGATTTTTACCGCCTTTGCCCTCCCCTCATCGGATGCTGGAATTGCTGGCATCTTGTTGATCGTATTAAGGGTCGTTCTTTTCCTTGGAATTGCGTCCCTGGTCGGCATGTATACATTTCCAAAATTAAGCCAATGGATCGGTAGCCTACCAATAAGCCAGGGCTTGATCGCATTTACATTCGTCACCATGCTTTTTTATGGATGGACGGCTGAGTCACTGGGGAATATGGCCGCGATTACCGGTGCATTCCTGGCCGGGATCTGGTTTGGTCGTACGCCGGCAAAGGATCATATTCACAATGGCATATCAACAATAGCTTATAGTATCTTTGTGCCTGTTTTTTTCGTAAATATCGGTTTATCTGCCAACGTACGCGGGCTGACCTGGGAAAGTGGATTGTTATTCCTGGTCATGCTCCTTGTTGCAGTGATCGGCAAAGTCTTAGGAGCTGGTTATGGTGCGTTTTTAGGAGGGTTATCCAGGCAAGAAGCCTTACAGCTTGGCGTCGGGATGATGTCGAGGGGTGAAGTGGGCTTAATTGTTGCTGCAGTAGGAATTGAATTAGGCTTGATTGATCAAAACATTTTTTCTGTTGTTGAGGGCTTAGTTATTGTTACAATCTTAATCACCCCCCCTCTTTTAAGATTGGTTTTCAACCAGAAAAAGGCAGACGGAACAAATATCCAACCGGGAGGATCGAAGTCATGA
- a CDS encoding NADP transhydrogenase subunit alpha, which produces MNTKITVMGAGHGGKAMAAHLALMGFPVTLFNRTFDHVEVIKKRGGIELESSEPGTSGFAKLKKVTSDVNEALSDAEMIMVVVPSSAHADIAKSIGPHLKDGQIIVLHPGRTCGALEFEKTLQDMDCTADVIVAEAETFIYASRSDGPAQARIFRIKEAVPLAALPARRTEEVLKKVNEAYPQFIDGVNVLHTGLNNMGAIFHPALTLLNAGWIEATHGDYQFYIDGVTPSVARMLEALDRERVTVASSLGIRARTAMEWLKLAYDTTGEDLHEAIHNQPGYYGIKAPSTLSHRYIFEDIPMSLVPIASLGEHYGVSVRGMDSIIRIACIIHHTDYWRRGRTVNKLGISGLSVNELITYVNEGVIDKI; this is translated from the coding sequence ATGAACACAAAAATTACCGTGATGGGTGCCGGACACGGTGGCAAGGCAATGGCAGCGCATCTGGCGCTGATGGGTTTTCCTGTCACTTTGTTTAACCGTACATTTGATCATGTCGAGGTGATTAAAAAACGTGGTGGGATTGAACTCGAGTCCAGTGAACCAGGAACGAGCGGATTTGCCAAATTGAAAAAAGTCACCTCTGATGTTAATGAAGCGCTGAGCGATGCTGAAATGATCATGGTTGTGGTGCCTTCATCAGCCCATGCGGATATCGCTAAATCCATCGGGCCGCACCTAAAGGATGGGCAAATTATTGTGCTACATCCGGGTCGCACTTGTGGCGCCTTGGAATTTGAAAAAACCTTGCAAGACATGGATTGCACAGCGGATGTCATCGTTGCGGAAGCAGAAACGTTTATCTATGCATCACGTTCTGATGGACCTGCACAGGCGAGGATCTTTCGAATTAAAGAAGCTGTACCTTTGGCAGCGCTCCCAGCCAGGCGTACCGAAGAGGTGCTGAAGAAAGTCAATGAAGCGTACCCGCAATTCATTGATGGTGTGAATGTGCTACACACTGGTCTCAATAACATGGGGGCAATCTTCCACCCAGCACTTACCTTACTGAATGCCGGGTGGATCGAAGCGACTCATGGCGATTATCAGTTCTATATCGATGGGGTGACACCTTCAGTCGCCAGGATGCTTGAAGCTCTCGACCGTGAGCGTGTCACCGTAGCATCGTCATTGGGTATACGCGCCCGCACAGCAATGGAATGGTTAAAACTCGCTTACGACACTACCGGTGAAGATCTTCATGAAGCGATTCACAACCAGCCAGGCTACTACGGGATCAAAGCCCCCAGTACGTTGAGCCACCGTTATATATTTGAGGATATTCCCATGAGCCTTGTACCGATTGCCTCCCTTGGGGAGCACTATGGCGTCTCTGTGAGAGGGATGGACAGCATCATCCGGATAGCCTGCATAATTCACCACACGGATTACTGGCGACGCGGTCGCACTGTAAACAAATTGGGGATCAGTGGATTAAGTGTGAATGAACTGATTACATATGTTAATGAGGGTGTAATCGATAAAATTTGA
- a CDS encoding citrate transporter yields MENITYRIAMTGIVLSTLLFLACLGLIFSEKINRTIVAFAGAVLMVGLGSVLGFYSETQALAAIDFKTLGVLLGMMILVALLEPTGVFQYLAVWAGRLSRGKPIRLLILLGTVTTVLSMFLDNVTTVVLIAPVTILISEILGISPLPYLMAEALLSDTGGVATLLGDPPNILIASAAGFSFVDFLTHSLPIVLVAWLVALLIMCYLFRNELATFPENPAAIFKLDVSEILTDRVTARRVVIVLAGALFVLFFQGILEISPAFIALCAAAIALVWVRPDPSKVLKQVEWSVLVFFTALFVMVGGIKATGVLDALVSVLNNAGNVAPVLFGVIIIWLVAGISAVVDNVPVTIALIPIIQGLGASGMNTDPLWWALVFGAGFGGNGTIIGSTANIVVANLSERTHTPITSYLWNKRGLPVMLVTCLVATVMYVIFYEWFAH; encoded by the coding sequence ATGGAAAATATCACATACAGGATAGCCATGACTGGCATCGTTCTCTCCACCCTTTTATTCCTCGCCTGCCTCGGGCTGATCTTCTCTGAGAAGATCAACCGCACGATTGTAGCCTTCGCGGGTGCGGTGCTGATGGTTGGGCTGGGCAGCGTGCTCGGTTTCTATTCTGAGACACAAGCCCTTGCCGCGATAGATTTTAAGACCCTTGGCGTATTGCTGGGCATGATGATCCTGGTTGCATTGCTAGAACCGACCGGGGTCTTCCAGTACCTGGCAGTGTGGGCCGGGCGGCTGTCGCGTGGAAAGCCCATCCGATTGCTGATCTTGCTAGGGACGGTCACAACAGTGCTTTCCATGTTTTTGGATAACGTGACTACAGTTGTGCTAATTGCGCCGGTCACGATCTTGATCAGCGAAATATTGGGGATCAGCCCCTTGCCATATCTAATGGCGGAAGCCTTGCTCTCTGATACAGGCGGCGTGGCTACGCTATTAGGTGACCCACCGAATATATTAATTGCTTCCGCTGCGGGTTTTTCATTTGTTGATTTTCTGACCCATTCTTTACCAATCGTGCTAGTTGCCTGGTTGGTTGCCCTGCTGATCATGTGCTATCTCTTTCGAAACGAGCTTGCTACATTTCCAGAGAACCCGGCGGCGATCTTCAAGCTGGATGTTTCAGAAATCCTTACCGATCGGGTGACAGCTAGGCGCGTAGTAATCGTTTTGGCAGGGGCTTTATTCGTCCTATTCTTTCAAGGCATATTGGAGATCAGTCCAGCTTTTATTGCATTATGCGCTGCAGCAATTGCACTCGTATGGGTACGTCCCGATCCATCCAAGGTGCTCAAACAGGTTGAGTGGAGCGTCCTGGTATTTTTTACTGCCCTATTCGTCATGGTAGGAGGAATCAAAGCCACAGGTGTATTGGATGCATTAGTCTCCGTCTTGAATAATGCAGGGAATGTCGCACCAGTTTTGTTTGGTGTGATTATAATCTGGCTGGTTGCAGGAATCTCAGCTGTGGTTGATAATGTGCCAGTTACAATTGCTCTGATCCCTATTATCCAGGGACTTGGCGCGTCAGGGATGAACACAGATCCATTATGGTGGGCATTGGTGTTTGGAGCAGGCTTTGGTGGTAATGGGACAATCATCGGTTCAACCGCAAATATTGTTGTTGCCAACTTATCGGAACGAACTCATACTCCGATCACTTCTTATCTGTGGAACAAACGCGGGCTGCCAGTGATGTTGGTTACCTGTCTAGTAGCCACCGTGATGTATGTAATTTTTTATGAGTGGTTCGCGCACTAA